In Candidatus Epulonipiscium viviparus, one DNA window encodes the following:
- the pta gene encoding phosphate acetyltransferase, with the protein MSFLNSIKQIAKGLQKTIVLPESHDMRTLQAADTILKEGLAKLILIGDPKKIAADAVGLDLSKATIIDPKHFSQMDEYINELYNLRKSKGLTLEQATELLTTKDLFLGVMMVKMGLADGMVAGAANSSANVLRPALQILKTAPGTKIVSAFFIVVVPDCEYGDNGVFLFGDCGLNENPTAEQLAEIAKSSAESFQQLTQHEPRVAMLSYSTHGSAHNPLVDKMQDATKLAKELCPNTLIAGELQLDAAIVPEICSLKAPTCELQGKANVLIFPNLDAGNIGYKLVQRLAKAEAYGPVTQGIAKPVNDLSRGCSADDIVGTVAITALQTQHVK; encoded by the coding sequence ATGTCATTTTTAAATTCTATAAAACAAATCGCTAAAGGTTTACAAAAAACTATAGTACTACCAGAATCTCATGATATGCGTACACTACAAGCTGCAGATACAATTTTGAAAGAAGGTTTGGCCAAACTTATTTTAATTGGAGATCCCAAAAAAATAGCTGCGGATGCTGTTGGTCTCGATTTATCTAAAGCAACTATCATAGATCCAAAACACTTTAGTCAAATGGATGAATATATCAACGAATTATATAATCTTAGAAAATCCAAAGGACTTACATTAGAACAAGCAACAGAGCTTTTAACTACCAAAGATTTATTTCTCGGAGTTATGATGGTTAAAATGGGCTTGGCTGATGGAATGGTTGCTGGCGCTGCCAATTCTAGTGCAAATGTATTGCGCCCTGCACTTCAAATTCTTAAGACTGCTCCTGGAACAAAAATTGTTTCTGCATTCTTTATTGTAGTTGTACCTGATTGTGAGTATGGAGATAACGGTGTGTTCTTATTTGGAGACTGTGGATTAAACGAAAATCCAACTGCCGAACAACTTGCGGAGATTGCCAAAAGTTCTGCAGAAAGCTTCCAACAACTAACTCAACACGAGCCTAGAGTTGCTATGCTTTCTTACTCTACACATGGTTCTGCTCACAATCCACTTGTAGACAAAATGCAAGATGCTACCAAATTAGCTAAAGAACTTTGTCCAAATACTTTAATCGCGGGAGAATTGCAACTCGATGCCGCTATTGTTCCAGAAATCTGTTCTCTCAAAGCACCAACATGTGAACTTCAAGGTAAAGCGAATGTACTAATATTCCCTAACCTCGATGCCGGAAATATTGGCTACAAACTGGTTCAAAGACTTGCTAAAGCGGAAGCCTATGGCCCTGTTACTCAAGGTATAGCAAAGCCTGTAAATGATCTATCTCGCGGATGCTCTGCTGATGACATTGTTGGTACTGTTGCCATTACTGCTCTTCAAACTCAACACGTTAAATAA
- a CDS encoding acetate kinase → MKVLVVNCGSSSLKYQLLDMNHNNIIAKGICERISIDGSFIKHTTEGQEAVKVMCNFPDHEMALQKMVEMLTTGDTKCVASVDEIAVVGHRVVHGGEKFNESVLIDQAVIDAIKDCAELAPLHNPANLLGISACKRLMPNVPMVAVFDTAFHQTMKPEAFMYAIPKQFYKKYSVRKYGFHGTSHKYVSQRAAAMLGKPIEDTKIIVCHLGNGASICAVKGGKSIDTSMGMTPLQGLIMGTRSGDIDPAIIPYLMDKEGISANDMDSILNKKSGVLALSEISSDFREIEDGVTAGDPVCRLTMDAVQHRLVFYIGGYAALMGGVDAICFAGGLGENNTVMRAEMAELLKGMGVKLDPEKNQCRGVERDLTTADSKVKLLLVPTNEELMIAQDCVKVVQ, encoded by the coding sequence ATGAAAGTATTAGTAGTAAATTGTGGTAGTTCCTCATTAAAATATCAACTTTTAGACATGAATCATAACAACATTATCGCCAAAGGAATTTGCGAAAGAATCAGTATTGACGGATCTTTTATTAAGCATACAACAGAGGGTCAAGAAGCCGTAAAAGTTATGTGTAATTTTCCTGACCATGAAATGGCACTACAAAAAATGGTTGAAATGCTGACAACTGGAGATACTAAGTGTGTTGCCTCTGTCGATGAAATTGCAGTAGTTGGGCATCGCGTGGTTCATGGCGGAGAAAAATTTAATGAATCTGTGCTCATTGATCAAGCTGTAATTGATGCGATTAAAGATTGTGCGGAACTGGCTCCTCTTCATAATCCTGCAAACTTATTGGGAATTTCTGCTTGCAAAAGACTTATGCCTAACGTACCGATGGTCGCTGTTTTTGATACGGCTTTCCATCAAACTATGAAACCAGAAGCATTTATGTATGCTATTCCAAAACAATTTTATAAAAAATACAGTGTTCGCAAATATGGATTTCACGGAACATCTCACAAATATGTGTCTCAAAGAGCTGCCGCAATGCTAGGAAAACCCATCGAAGATACCAAAATTATTGTTTGTCATCTAGGAAACGGGGCATCTATTTGCGCTGTAAAAGGTGGAAAATCTATAGACACTTCTATGGGAATGACTCCTCTTCAAGGACTAATTATGGGAACTCGTTCCGGAGATATCGATCCTGCTATTATTCCATATCTGATGGACAAAGAAGGTATTTCTGCAAACGATATGGATTCTATCCTAAATAAAAAGTCTGGCGTACTTGCTTTATCTGAAATAAGCAGTGACTTTAGAGAAATCGAAGATGGTGTTACAGCCGGAGACCCTGTTTGCCGCCTCACCATGGATGCAGTGCAACATAGATTAGTATTCTACATTGGTGGTTACGCTGCATTGATGGGTGGCGTCGATGCCATTTGCTTTGCTGGTGGACTTGGTGAAAATAATACGGTTATGCGCGCAGAAATGGCAGAGCTTCTTAAAGGAATGGGTGTTAAACTCGATCCTGAGAAAAATCAATGTCGCGGTGTTGAGAGAGATCTTACTACTGCAGATTCTAAAGTAAAATTATTACTCGTTCCTACAAACGAAGAATTAATGATCGCGCAAGATTGCGTAAAGGTTGTACAATAA
- the rpmF gene encoding 50S ribosomal protein L32 — MAVPKRKTSKARRNSRKANWKLSPLNLAPCSKCGELMLPHYVCKVCGSYAGREVIKVN; from the coding sequence ATGGCAGTACCAAAACGAAAAACGTCGAAAGCGAGAAGAAACTCTAGAAAAGCTAACTGGAAACTCTCTCCTCTAAACCTTGCTCCTTGTTCAAAATGTGGAGAACTTATGTTGCCTCATTATGTTTGCAAAGTGTGTGGTTCATACGCTGGACGTGAAGTTATTAAGGTCAATTAA
- the plsX gene encoding phosphate acyltransferase PlsX produces the protein MIKIAIDAMGGDNAPAEIIKGCINAIANEKCKATLVLVGKEDIIKQELEKYKFDPSRIEIQNANDVITMEDSFNAVRLKRESSMAIGLRLVRDDAVKGIISAGNSGALVAGATSVVGRLKGIKRPVIAPLIPTKKGYSLLVDGGANVDCKPEFLYQFAKIGSVYMEECLKTKKPTVGLVNIGTEVEKGNQLTKEAFKLISEDKSINFIGNLEAREIPSGDANIIVCDAFVGNVILKFMEGFGNWVFGMVKEEFTRSITTKLAALLMKKGLKNIKSKFYYNNKGGAPILGLKGLVVKIHGNSKSEEVTSSVFQVEQFVRLNLVNKISSKFET, from the coding sequence ATGATAAAGATTGCTATAGACGCTATGGGCGGTGACAATGCACCTGCGGAAATAATAAAGGGCTGTATTAATGCTATTGCAAATGAAAAATGTAAAGCCACACTTGTCTTAGTGGGTAAAGAAGATATTATAAAACAAGAGCTCGAGAAATATAAATTTGATCCATCACGAATAGAAATTCAAAATGCCAATGATGTTATTACTATGGAAGATTCTTTTAATGCTGTTAGACTTAAGCGCGAATCCTCTATGGCGATAGGTCTCCGTTTGGTCCGAGACGATGCCGTTAAGGGAATTATCTCTGCGGGCAATTCTGGCGCACTAGTGGCTGGAGCGACGTCTGTTGTTGGAAGATTAAAAGGAATCAAACGCCCTGTTATTGCACCACTAATTCCCACCAAAAAAGGTTATTCATTACTAGTTGATGGCGGAGCAAACGTGGATTGTAAACCTGAGTTTTTATATCAATTTGCTAAGATTGGCTCTGTATATATGGAAGAATGTCTTAAAACAAAAAAACCAACTGTTGGATTAGTAAATATCGGAACCGAAGTAGAAAAAGGCAATCAACTTACAAAAGAAGCTTTTAAACTCATCAGCGAAGATAAATCTATCAACTTTATAGGAAATCTAGAAGCACGAGAAATTCCTTCTGGCGATGCAAACATTATTGTATGCGACGCATTCGTAGGAAATGTGATACTCAAATTTATGGAAGGTTTTGGAAATTGGGTATTTGGTATGGTAAAAGAAGAATTCACTAGAAGCATAACGACAAAACTCGCTGCACTCCTTATGAAAAAAGGATTAAAAAATATAAAAAGCAAATTCTATTATAATAACAAAGGTGGCGCACCTATTTTAGGTCTCAAAGGCTTGGTAGTTAAAATTCATGGCAACTCCAAATCAGAAGAAGTAACCAGTTCTGTATTCCAGGTCGAACAATTTGTTAGACTCAATTTAGTTAATAAAATTAGTTCTAAATTTGAAACCTAA
- a CDS encoding acyl carrier protein: MTIDVVKEIISKSLNIPISKIKPKSHLLHNLNADSLDLYQIAMDIEAEYGFEFTHKDIAKFKQVRDIVNIIDKKLDFDQN, from the coding sequence ATGACAATTGATGTGGTTAAAGAAATAATCAGTAAAAGTCTAAATATTCCTATATCTAAGATCAAACCAAAATCACATTTGCTTCACAACCTCAATGCAGATTCTCTAGATTTATATCAAATTGCGATGGATATAGAAGCCGAATATGGATTTGAATTCACTCATAAAGATATCGCTAAATTTAAACAAGTACGTGATATTGTTAATATTATCGATAAAAAACTCGACTTTGATCAAAATTAG
- a CDS encoding pyridoxal phosphate-dependent aminotransferase, producing MISKKMQELVAGSSVIRAMFEEGKLMAQKYGVENVYDFSLGNPNTAPPDAIKEDIYDILKREEQIHGYMNNSGYEQTRNKIAAVTNAKYGLKLSVDNICMCVGAAGGLNIILKTILDPEDEVIVFAPFFGEYKHYISNFDGKIVVIPPNPPSFLPNFSALKASITPKTKAVIINTPNNPTGVIYDRATLTELANILEEKQQEMLSQIYLISDEPYREIVYNNVEVPNVLSFYKNTFIAYSYSKSLSLPGERIGYVISSSEMSDLKEVVAGLNVANRVLGFVNAPSLFQKLVERYVDFDADISLYKSNRDILYSHLKSLGFELNNPEGAFYLFPKALIEDDVEFCAEAKKFNLLLVPGSAFGCKGYFRIAYCVSAATVNNSLEAFAKLAKYYNDVVQ from the coding sequence ATGATTTCGAAAAAAATGCAAGAATTAGTAGCAGGAAGTTCTGTTATTCGTGCAATGTTTGAAGAAGGAAAGTTGATGGCACAAAAATATGGTGTAGAAAACGTGTATGATTTTAGTTTAGGGAACCCAAACACAGCCCCTCCTGATGCAATAAAGGAAGATATCTATGATATATTGAAGAGAGAAGAGCAAATTCATGGCTATATGAATAATTCGGGATATGAGCAAACAAGAAATAAAATAGCGGCAGTGACAAATGCAAAGTATGGATTAAAGCTAAGCGTAGATAATATATGCATGTGTGTCGGAGCTGCAGGAGGGCTAAATATTATATTAAAAACAATTTTGGATCCAGAAGATGAAGTAATAGTGTTTGCACCATTTTTTGGTGAATATAAACATTATATATCAAATTTTGATGGGAAAATTGTGGTAATTCCTCCAAATCCACCGAGTTTTTTGCCAAATTTTTCGGCACTTAAAGCATCGATTACACCGAAAACTAAAGCAGTGATAATTAATACTCCTAATAATCCGACTGGAGTTATATACGATAGAGCGACATTAACGGAATTGGCAAATATATTAGAGGAAAAGCAACAGGAGATGCTGAGTCAGATATACTTGATATCAGATGAGCCGTACAGAGAAATAGTTTACAATAATGTAGAAGTACCAAATGTGTTATCATTCTATAAAAATACGTTTATAGCATATTCGTATAGCAAATCTTTGTCGTTACCCGGAGAGAGAATCGGCTACGTTATTAGTAGCTCAGAGATGTCTGATCTAAAAGAAGTGGTAGCCGGGCTCAATGTTGCAAACCGTGTATTGGGATTTGTAAACGCACCATCGTTGTTTCAAAAATTGGTAGAAAGATATGTTGATTTCGATGCAGATATTAGTTTGTATAAATCAAATCGAGATATTTTATATAGTCATTTGAAATCGTTGGGATTCGAGTTAAATAATCCAGAAGGGGCGTTTTATTTATTTCCAAAAGCACTGATAGAAGATGATGTAGAGTTTTGTGCAGAAGCAAAGAAATTTAATTTATTATTGGTACCAGGCAGTGCGTTTGGATGCAAAGGCTATTTTAGAATTGCATATTGCGTGAGTGCAGCGACCGTGAATAATTCATTGGAGGCTTTTGCGAAGCTTGCAAAGTACTATAATGATGTTGTACAATAA
- a CDS encoding alpha/beta hydrolase, with translation MWRIEEHLMQTPYMETATTRTVRVYLPYNYDNDDTRYPVVYFHDGKAVFFGKGPFNTGSWEVLDTITAMEQAGKTKGMIIVAIDNADTERPTEYLPFVSSYIFKEGFDINVGGKAHEYAKFFVNTLVPFINAKYKTIPEDAAIIGSSMGGLVTAFIISQYPTAFAKAGIFSIASWVYTNNEWFDYLKATTPNSAMKYFIHVGTAEGHMSTDPLLAQKYVNDTIAYFRTLLQLGVPLHNIYLNVGVGDTHSESTWSKYIESFLLY, from the coding sequence ATGTGGAGAATAGAAGAGCATCTGATGCAAACACCTTATATGGAAACAGCAACTACTCGCACCGTTAGAGTTTATTTGCCTTATAATTATGACAATGATGACACACGATATCCTGTAGTATATTTTCATGATGGCAAAGCCGTATTTTTTGGCAAAGGTCCATTTAACACTGGCAGCTGGGAAGTTTTAGATACCATTACTGCCATGGAGCAGGCTGGCAAAACAAAGGGAATGATCATCGTTGCCATCGACAATGCTGATACCGAAAGACCAACCGAATATTTGCCTTTTGTAAGCAGTTATATTTTTAAAGAAGGCTTTGATATAAACGTTGGTGGAAAAGCTCATGAGTATGCAAAATTTTTTGTAAACACATTGGTGCCATTTATTAATGCCAAATATAAAACTATCCCCGAAGATGCTGCCATTATCGGAAGCTCTATGGGTGGATTAGTTACTGCATTTATAATTTCGCAATACCCAACCGCTTTTGCAAAAGCTGGGATATTCTCAATTGCTTCTTGGGTATATACCAATAACGAATGGTTTGATTATCTCAAAGCCACCACTCCCAATTCCGCGATGAAATATTTCATTCATGTTGGCACCGCAGAAGGTCACATGTCTACTGATCCTCTACTAGCCCAAAAATATGTAAACGATACAATTGCGTATTTCAGAACATTACTCCAGCTAGGTGTTCCGCTACACAATATCTATCTAAATGTTGGCGTTGGCGATACGCATTCTGAATCTACCTGGTCTAAATATATTGAAAGCTTTTTGTTATATTAA
- a CDS encoding acyltransferase family protein, whose translation MAISAKSVEKERTRNYLLDNLKGILIFLVVLGHSLELYIAESFVIEVVYIFIYLFHMPVFVFISGYFSKNVGKCRMKAFRNFLVPYLIFNTLWAIVSIPVVGWRNISLLTPGWALWYLISMFCWRICLRDLIRVKHIFLISLIIGVIVGFSPEVGTFLSISRTIFFLPFFLGGYFLTEEQLLSFRSKSKLISILIIAVTAGIAVIFAYFEIIPAEFLYGSHDYYEFEAPIWELILSRMGVYVIGFAFVYVLVNMINPKKTFFSKVGTNTFSVYILHTYLVSLVYIVNSIIPFFWIKIIICIITSMLITYALSRNKVMWYLNKLINIVVSMLAKKPKKRAAP comes from the coding sequence ATTGCTATTTCAGCAAAATCAGTAGAAAAGGAACGAACTAGAAATTATTTACTTGATAACTTAAAAGGGATTTTGATATTTTTGGTAGTGCTGGGACATTCGTTGGAGCTATATATAGCAGAGTCATTTGTTATAGAAGTGGTCTATATCTTTATATACTTATTCCATATGCCTGTTTTTGTGTTCATTTCGGGCTATTTTTCAAAGAATGTTGGAAAGTGTAGAATGAAAGCCTTTAGAAATTTCTTAGTTCCGTATCTGATTTTTAATACGCTTTGGGCAATAGTAAGTATTCCAGTAGTTGGGTGGAGAAATATTTCGCTACTTACACCAGGATGGGCATTGTGGTATTTAATAAGTATGTTTTGCTGGAGAATTTGTTTGAGAGATTTAATACGAGTTAAACATATTTTTTTAATAAGTCTGATAATAGGAGTAATAGTAGGTTTTTCGCCAGAGGTGGGAACGTTTTTATCGATATCGAGAACAATATTTTTCTTGCCATTTTTTTTAGGAGGGTATTTCCTAACAGAAGAGCAATTACTGAGTTTTAGAAGTAAAAGTAAGTTGATTAGTATTTTGATTATTGCCGTAACAGCTGGAATAGCAGTTATCTTTGCATATTTTGAAATTATCCCAGCGGAATTTTTATATGGAAGTCATGATTATTATGAATTTGAAGCACCTATTTGGGAACTTATTCTTAGTAGAATGGGAGTTTATGTAATAGGATTTGCATTTGTATATGTTTTAGTTAATATGATTAATCCTAAAAAAACATTTTTTAGCAAGGTAGGTACCAATACATTTTCGGTATATATTCTACACACATATTTAGTATCGCTGGTGTATATAGTAAATTCGATTATACCATTTTTTTGGATAAAAATTATTATTTGTATAATAACGAGTATGTTGATTACGTATGCACTATCTCGAAATAAAGTGATGTGGTATTTGAATAAGTTGATTAATATTGTTGTATCGATGTTGGCAAAAAAGCCCAAAAAAAGAGCTGCCCCATAA
- a CDS encoding SGNH/GDSL hydrolase family protein yields the protein MSKILNDNNIILFQGDSITDCSRNKLDDESLGNGYVKLVNHYIKTHYPELNMKCINRGMSGNRSKELRKRWEKNTLSFEKIDVLSLYIGINDTWRRYDTGSVTDVAEFRDNYLYFLDSTREKFGDIEIILLSPFVLPVTPGQLEWKEDLGPKIEVIENIAKEYDAKYIPLQQSFNGQLTVDTPGCYWTRDGVHPTAKGHVLIAKEWIDLI from the coding sequence ATGTCAAAGATATTGAATGACAATAATATTATTTTATTTCAAGGAGATAGCATTACGGACTGCAGTAGAAATAAGTTAGACGATGAGAGTCTGGGAAATGGTTATGTAAAATTGGTCAATCATTATATAAAAACTCATTATCCGGAATTGAATATGAAATGTATAAATAGAGGTATGTCTGGTAACCGATCTAAAGAGTTAAGAAAGCGCTGGGAAAAGAATACATTGAGTTTTGAAAAAATCGATGTACTTTCTTTGTATATAGGAATTAATGATACTTGGAGAAGATATGATACGGGAAGCGTAACAGATGTGGCTGAGTTTAGAGATAACTATTTATATTTTTTGGATAGCACGAGAGAAAAGTTCGGAGACATTGAAATTATACTATTGAGTCCATTTGTATTGCCAGTAACACCTGGGCAGCTGGAATGGAAAGAAGATTTGGGTCCCAAAATTGAAGTGATAGAAAATATTGCTAAAGAATATGACGCAAAATATATTCCATTACAACAGAGTTTTAATGGGCAGTTAACAGTAGATACGCCAGGTTGCTATTGGACTCGCGACGGAGTGCATCCGACTGCCAAGGGACATGTGCTTATAGCAAAGGAGTGGATCGATCTAATTTAA
- a CDS encoding phosphopentomutase has product MKRVIFIVLDSVGIGEMPDADAYGDVGASTLQHVYDSNDGLKLLNLKKLGLFNIDDINVGEKEANPAASYGRALEISKGKDTTTGHFEMIGVNTAVPLRTYPHGFPKEIIDEFSAKTGKKVIGNIVASGTQIIEDLGEEHVKTGNLIVYTSADSVFQIAAHEEVVPLEDLYRYCKIAREILRGENEVARIIARPFVGTVGAFVRTANRHDYATEPAIPNLLYRLDTAGVMVTGVGKISDIFAGKHIAKSYPTKSNKEGMEITIKLVKEQRQGLIFTNLVDFDMKYGHRNDVAGYGAALEEVDIQIGELLEFLTEDDYLFITADHGCDPTFVGTDHTRESVPVIAYKKGSASANLGTLETFADIGQTIAEIFKVEKLDIGKSFLNKLEC; this is encoded by the coding sequence ATGAAAAGAGTAATTTTTATTGTCTTAGACAGCGTAGGGATAGGAGAAATGCCAGACGCAGATGCATATGGAGATGTGGGTGCCAGTACACTACAGCATGTATATGATAGCAATGACGGATTAAAATTATTGAACTTGAAAAAATTAGGACTATTTAATATTGATGATATAAACGTAGGAGAAAAAGAAGCCAATCCAGCGGCATCATATGGCAGAGCACTAGAAATTTCTAAGGGAAAGGATACAACAACGGGGCACTTTGAAATGATTGGTGTAAATACAGCAGTACCATTAAGAACATATCCACATGGTTTTCCGAAAGAAATAATTGATGAGTTTTCGGCTAAGACAGGCAAAAAAGTAATTGGCAATATTGTAGCATCAGGAACACAAATTATAGAAGACTTGGGAGAAGAACATGTAAAAACCGGAAATTTGATAGTCTATACATCGGCTGATAGCGTGTTTCAAATAGCGGCACATGAAGAAGTTGTTCCATTGGAGGACCTGTATCGCTACTGTAAAATAGCAAGAGAGATATTGCGAGGCGAAAACGAAGTCGCAAGAATTATAGCAAGACCGTTTGTTGGTACTGTCGGAGCATTTGTACGAACTGCAAATAGGCACGACTATGCAACGGAGCCAGCGATACCAAATTTGCTATATCGTCTAGATACTGCAGGAGTGATGGTAACAGGGGTAGGGAAGATTAGCGACATCTTTGCAGGAAAACATATAGCAAAATCATATCCAACAAAAAGCAATAAGGAGGGAATGGAGATAACGATCAAGCTTGTAAAGGAGCAGAGGCAAGGGTTGATATTTACAAATTTAGTAGATTTTGATATGAAATATGGTCATAGAAATGATGTTGCGGGGTATGGAGCGGCGTTAGAAGAGGTCGACATACAAATTGGCGAGTTGCTAGAATTTCTCACAGAAGACGATTACTTATTTATAACGGCAGACCATGGGTGTGACCCTACATTTGTAGGAACCGATCATACAAGAGAGAGTGTGCCAGTAATAGCATATAAAAAAGGTTCAGCATCAGCTAATCTGGGGACTTTAGAGACTTTTGCAGACATTGGCCAAACCATTGCAGAAATTTTTAAAGTCGAAAAGCTAGATATTGGTAAGAGTTTTTTGAATAAATTGGAATGTTAA
- the lepB gene encoding signal peptidase I yields MLLKIKNFFNSTVELLLAVLAAVLLTQFVFMHSTVPTGSMIPTILIGDHLILNKVSAYYKEPDRGDIVVFFNGQDNLIKRVIALPGDEIDLIAGNVYLNGSLIDEPYLKDAHSTYPLNYRITFPFVVPQDHYFVMGDNRLNSADSRDFGPIYRGDLVSIGAFKFFPFDNIHMLK; encoded by the coding sequence ATGTTACTTAAAATCAAAAATTTTTTTAATAGCACCGTCGAATTGCTACTTGCTGTCTTAGCCGCTGTACTTCTTACCCAATTTGTGTTTATGCATTCTACCGTTCCTACTGGTTCGATGATTCCCACCATACTTATAGGCGATCATCTTATACTTAACAAAGTTTCTGCATATTATAAAGAACCCGATAGAGGCGATATTGTTGTATTTTTTAATGGACAAGATAATTTAATCAAACGCGTCATTGCATTACCTGGTGATGAAATCGATTTAATTGCCGGAAATGTATATTTAAATGGCTCCCTCATAGATGAACCTTATTTAAAAGATGCTCATTCTACTTATCCCTTAAATTATCGTATTACATTTCCTTTTGTTGTGCCTCAAGATCATTATTTTGTGATGGGCGATAATCGCCTTAATAGTGCAGATAGCCGTGACTTTGGTCCTATTTATAGAGGAGATTTGGTTTCGATTGGTGCATTTAAATTTTTTCCTTTTGACAATATTCATATGTTAAAATAG
- the lepB gene encoding signal peptidase I, translating into MLLKAKQFLEFTIELLLAIVAAALIMQFVFMHSEVPSGSMIPTISIGDHFILNKVTPYYRKPERGEIVVFFDGKDNLIKRVIGLPGDELDLYAGNLYVNGVLLDEPYLNHPNSTFPLNPNIVFPLTVPENHFFVMGDNRLNSADSRYFGSVNREDLVAIGGIRVFPFNAIGILK; encoded by the coding sequence ATGTTGCTTAAAGCAAAGCAATTTTTGGAATTTACAATAGAATTACTTCTTGCCATTGTTGCCGCTGCCCTCATTATGCAATTTGTATTTATGCATTCTGAAGTACCTTCTGGTTCGATGATTCCTACAATTTCTATTGGTGATCATTTTATTTTGAATAAAGTTACCCCTTATTATCGTAAACCAGAAAGAGGAGAAATTGTGGTGTTTTTTGATGGCAAAGATAATTTAATTAAACGCGTTATTGGCTTGCCTGGTGACGAACTCGATCTCTATGCTGGTAATCTTTATGTAAATGGAGTTTTACTCGATGAGCCCTATTTAAATCATCCTAATTCTACTTTTCCATTAAATCCCAATATAGTGTTTCCTTTGACTGTTCCCGAAAATCATTTTTTTGTTATGGGTGATAACAGGCTTAACAGTGCCGATAGCCGATATTTTGGTTCTGTTAATCGAGAGGACCTTGTTGCTATTGGAGGTATTAGAGTGTTTCCGTTTAATGCTATTGGTATATTAAAATAG